The Thermoflavifilum sp. genome contains a region encoding:
- a CDS encoding RagB/SusD family nutrient uptake outer membrane protein → MKKIFYLSLITALVAVLGTGCKKSFLDRPPIDQLTTGNFYNNDDEVLAATTALYNIVWFDYNDKAFLAFGEARGGNLQSNDRTPYIQFAVSATDQSTLLPGYKSFYKIISQSNLIMQNVYNSKGNVSQAVRDEALGECHFMRGLAYYYLVSNWGAVPIIYDNLAQLNDSVHRNTIESVWQFIIRDFQYAVKYLPYQAAGQGRINKWSAEGMLAKMYLTLAGYGRTEGNRNQTYLDSARILAGDVIHNSGMSLFPSYYGLFVSANNNSAHNNPESLFSLEWMPFNQPWGVNNSFQAYVAFEPKLTETGDGWGAAQGVSADVVRYYMAHPEDSLRRKATCMFDGDYYPDLETSYGGLQYNVTSISNIKKYVIGSPKDNGGNGAFMAAYINTYMLRLAEVYLIYAEAILGNNTSTTDPEALKYFNAVRQRAGLAPKSVITFDDIFQEKRAETIMEGEAWYDILRWYYFAPQKAMAYVANQDRGSYTIQYIPGTSNPRQYNVTYSPAHYSFDATTVYLPYPEQELINAPSLNDPPVPFDFSKLPNY, encoded by the coding sequence ATGAAAAAGATATTTTATCTATCCCTGATTACTGCGCTGGTGGCCGTGCTGGGAACCGGTTGCAAAAAAAGCTTTCTCGACAGGCCTCCTATCGACCAGCTGACCACAGGTAACTTCTACAACAACGACGACGAAGTACTGGCCGCCACGACGGCTTTGTACAATATCGTGTGGTTTGATTATAACGACAAGGCTTTCCTGGCCTTTGGCGAAGCACGTGGAGGCAATCTGCAATCCAATGATCGCACGCCCTATATCCAGTTTGCCGTGTCGGCCACCGATCAAAGCACCCTGTTGCCCGGTTATAAGTCGTTTTACAAAATCATATCTCAGAGCAACCTCATCATGCAAAATGTGTATAACAGCAAGGGCAATGTCTCTCAGGCCGTGCGCGATGAAGCTTTAGGGGAGTGCCATTTCATGCGCGGACTGGCTTATTATTATCTGGTGAGCAACTGGGGTGCCGTGCCCATCATCTATGATAACCTTGCGCAGCTTAACGACAGCGTACACCGCAATACCATTGAGAGCGTATGGCAATTCATTATCCGTGATTTTCAATATGCTGTAAAATACCTGCCTTACCAGGCTGCTGGTCAGGGGAGAATCAACAAATGGTCGGCCGAGGGCATGCTGGCCAAAATGTATTTAACCCTGGCCGGATATGGCCGCACGGAGGGTAACCGTAATCAAACCTACCTGGACAGTGCCAGAATCCTCGCCGGCGATGTAATCCACAACAGCGGTATGAGTCTATTTCCCAGCTATTATGGATTATTTGTGAGTGCGAATAATAACAGTGCACATAATAATCCCGAAAGCCTGTTTTCTCTGGAGTGGATGCCGTTCAATCAACCCTGGGGTGTGAACAATTCGTTTCAGGCTTATGTGGCTTTTGAGCCCAAGCTCACCGAAACCGGCGATGGCTGGGGTGCCGCACAGGGCGTGTCGGCCGATGTGGTGCGCTATTATATGGCCCATCCGGAAGATTCCCTGCGTCGCAAAGCCACCTGCATGTTCGACGGCGATTATTATCCCGACCTGGAAACCAGCTATGGGGGGCTGCAATATAATGTGACCAGCATTTCCAATATCAAAAAATATGTGATTGGTTCACCTAAAGACAACGGGGGGAATGGTGCTTTTATGGCGGCTTATATCAACACCTATATGTTGCGCCTGGCCGAAGTGTATTTGATTTATGCTGAAGCTATTCTGGGTAATAATACCTCCACAACCGATCCGGAAGCTTTGAAGTATTTCAATGCCGTACGCCAGCGCGCCGGCCTGGCACCGAAATCCGTGATTACCTTCGACGATATCTTTCAGGAAAAACGGGCTGAAACCATCATGGAAGGGGAGGCCTGGTATGATATCCTGCGCTGGTATTATTTCGCTCCGCAAAAGGCCATGGCTTATGTTGCCAATCAAGATCGGGGCAGCTATACCATTCAATATATTCCGGGTACCAGCAATCCCCGGCAATATAACGTGACCTATTCTCCGGCACATTATTCGTTTGATGCCACTACGGTGTATTTACCTTATCCCGAGCAGGAGCTCATCAATGCACCTAGCCTGAACGATCCGCCGGTTCCCTTTGATTTCAGCAAACTACCCAATTATTAA
- a CDS encoding TonB-dependent receptor, with product MPHQMYDLPSFPRQAGRFRSPGFAIQVVVMTIGFLLLGAIFFSAAAQQISGQIRDAENGEPLAGVTVRVKGTVVGTISDAQGQFVIHATPGDTLLFTFLGYSPRQVVVGQQSNLAIRLTKSYSQLDQVVVVGYGQMKKSDLSSSQVTVSSDEIDRTINTTFDQALQGRAAGVYVSSPSGQPGAAPSVIIRGLATLTQNAQPLYVIDGVQIRPGNPADDPYNHPTGFSNLLSTINPDDIASINILEGPSATAIYGAAGGNGVVIITTKSGRAGQSKISVSTLFTVQDKPKHIPVMSLPQYASFRNAMDSAGGLPTQPEFYDPSILGPGTDWQDALYRRTLLQKHQFSISGGNERTTHYLSGEYFNQEGIAPGSGFTRYTLRLNLDNQTTKWLKVGSHMNVAYTKERVNTTNGGIIQLALQQNPSVPVKNPDGSWGGPTSTQFQFTNPVMLASIYNDYNKRAAIIGGVYADINLAKGLTFHNEFNTSIEYYNYYSFHPGYQAGGFIVTQDNATSTRMASNNYWWGVNNRLQYHITLGKHDITLMAAHEAQSWTYESLSGSRKNFLTNDVQELSAGDASTLSNISNNSSKASGAQESYFGRLNYVYNDKYILQATYRADGNSNFGPNNRWGYFPSFSAAWRISKEPFMRDLRAINDLKLRLEWGESGNAGGSGVYAALQAVPTPWGNGFLLVKFPNPNLKWETDKTLNAGFDLYMFNSRLEVVADAYIKKSTNLITVNTYPFTLGGDIAYSPGYIQWPTVNAGSMENRGVDLTVNSVNVDHRNFSWRTGLTFSLDRNKITSLLNTINPVWAATQVEFISKVGQPASMITGYIAEGLFQDYKDIATHAIQTSNRVLTINPATGSWPGDIKFKDINGDGYIDQNDRVIIGNPWPKFTFGFNNSFSYKNFDLNIFMQGSVGNDILDYPRYLLSIPGNSGVYGNYLAEVANFARPSSYSATDSSSVYLLNPGHNIPRVAPGDPNGNNRMSNWFVENGSYLRVKNVTLSYNFPRKWISHLSMTGLRASVSVQNLFTITGYKGYDPEVGMVNYGGTLMVGVDTGRYPSVRMYSVSLTADF from the coding sequence ATGCCACACCAGATGTACGACTTACCCAGTTTTCCGCGACAGGCGGGCAGATTTCGATCCCCGGGCTTTGCCATCCAGGTGGTTGTGATGACCATTGGCTTTTTGTTGCTCGGGGCCATCTTTTTTTCTGCCGCAGCTCAGCAGATAAGCGGACAAATCAGAGATGCTGAGAATGGAGAGCCGTTGGCAGGCGTTACTGTTCGCGTAAAAGGAACAGTAGTGGGCACCATCAGCGATGCCCAGGGCCAGTTTGTGATCCATGCCACTCCGGGCGACACGCTGTTATTTACCTTTCTGGGCTACAGTCCCCGGCAGGTGGTTGTAGGTCAACAGTCCAACCTTGCTATCCGGCTCACGAAGAGCTATAGCCAGCTCGATCAGGTAGTGGTCGTGGGTTATGGTCAGATGAAGAAAAGCGATCTCAGCAGCTCGCAGGTGACGGTGAGCAGCGATGAAATCGATCGTACCATCAACACCACATTCGACCAGGCCTTACAGGGGAGAGCCGCAGGGGTGTATGTATCCTCGCCCAGCGGCCAGCCGGGTGCCGCACCCTCGGTCATTATCCGCGGACTGGCTACGCTCACACAAAACGCTCAGCCGCTCTATGTGATTGACGGAGTGCAAATCCGGCCCGGAAACCCCGCCGATGATCCTTACAACCATCCTACCGGGTTTTCCAACCTGCTGTCGACCATCAATCCGGATGATATCGCCTCCATTAACATCCTCGAAGGGCCTTCAGCTACGGCGATATACGGCGCTGCCGGGGGTAACGGCGTGGTGATCATCACCACGAAATCGGGTCGCGCCGGGCAATCTAAAATTTCGGTGAGCACCCTGTTTACCGTACAGGATAAGCCCAAGCATATCCCGGTGATGAGCTTGCCCCAGTATGCCAGCTTTCGCAATGCGATGGACAGTGCAGGTGGGCTGCCCACACAGCCCGAATTTTACGATCCCTCTATCTTAGGGCCGGGGACCGACTGGCAGGATGCCTTATATCGTCGGACGCTGCTGCAAAAACATCAGTTCTCCATCAGCGGAGGCAACGAACGTACCACCCATTATTTGTCGGGTGAGTATTTCAATCAGGAAGGGATTGCTCCGGGTTCCGGTTTTACCCGATATACGCTGCGGTTAAACCTCGATAACCAAACCACCAAATGGCTAAAGGTAGGTAGCCACATGAATGTGGCCTATACCAAGGAACGGGTGAATACCACCAACGGAGGCATCATTCAGCTGGCTCTGCAGCAAAATCCAAGCGTGCCGGTGAAGAATCCCGATGGCAGCTGGGGTGGGCCTACCAGTACTCAGTTTCAGTTTACCAACCCGGTGATGCTGGCCAGTATTTACAATGATTACAACAAAAGGGCGGCCATCATCGGCGGCGTTTATGCCGATATCAATCTGGCCAAGGGCCTTACCTTTCATAATGAGTTCAACACCAGCATCGAGTACTACAATTACTATTCGTTCCACCCCGGCTATCAAGCCGGTGGGTTTATCGTAACCCAGGATAATGCTACCTCCACCCGTATGGCTTCTAACAATTACTGGTGGGGCGTGAATAACCGGTTGCAATACCATATCACCTTGGGCAAGCACGATATTACGCTGATGGCTGCGCATGAGGCCCAGAGCTGGACCTACGAATCGCTTTCGGGCAGCCGGAAAAACTTCCTGACCAACGATGTGCAGGAACTCTCGGCCGGTGATGCCAGTACCCTGTCGAACATCAGCAACAACAGTTCAAAGGCTTCCGGCGCGCAGGAATCGTATTTCGGCAGGCTCAACTATGTATATAACGACAAATATATCCTTCAGGCCACCTATCGGGCAGATGGCAATTCCAATTTTGGACCTAACAATCGCTGGGGATATTTCCCCTCTTTTTCCGCAGCCTGGCGGATTTCCAAGGAACCCTTCATGCGTGATTTGCGGGCGATTAACGACCTTAAACTCAGGCTGGAATGGGGAGAATCGGGGAATGCCGGTGGCAGCGGCGTATATGCGGCCTTACAGGCTGTGCCTACCCCATGGGGAAATGGATTCTTGCTCGTGAAATTCCCCAATCCCAACTTGAAATGGGAAACCGATAAAACCCTCAATGCCGGCTTCGACCTGTACATGTTCAACAGCCGGCTGGAAGTGGTGGCCGATGCCTATATTAAGAAAAGTACCAACCTGATTACAGTCAACACCTATCCCTTTACGCTGGGTGGCGATATCGCCTATTCTCCCGGTTATATCCAGTGGCCTACGGTAAATGCGGGCAGCATGGAAAACAGGGGTGTTGACTTAACGGTGAATTCGGTGAATGTGGATCATCGCAACTTCAGCTGGCGTACCGGGCTCACCTTCTCGCTCGACCGCAATAAGATTACTTCGTTGTTGAATACCATCAATCCGGTATGGGCGGCCACTCAGGTGGAATTCATTTCAAAAGTGGGACAACCGGCCAGCATGATCACCGGCTATATTGCCGAAGGCCTGTTTCAGGATTATAAAGATATCGCCACACATGCCATCCAAACTTCCAACCGGGTGTTGACGATTAATCCCGCTACGGGCAGCTGGCCCGGCGATATCAAATTCAAGGATATCAACGGCGACGGGTATATCGATCAGAACGACCGGGTCATCATCGGTAATCCCTGGCCGAAATTCACATTCGGCTTCAACAACAGCTTTTCGTACAAAAATTTTGACCTGAACATTTTCATGCAGGGATCGGTGGGAAACGATATCCTGGACTATCCGCGGTATCTGTTGAGCATTCCGGGCAACAGCGGCGTGTATGGCAACTATCTGGCAGAGGTGGCCAATTTCGCCCGTCCCAGCAGTTATAGTGCTACCGATAGCAGTTCGGTGTATCTGCTGAATCCGGGACACAACATTCCCCGTGTGGCTCCGGGCGATCCCAACGGAAATAACCGCATGAGCAACTGGTTTGTGGAAAACGGATCTTATCTGCGCGTGAAAAATGTAACCCTGTCGTACAATTTCCCGCGGAAATGGATTTCCCATCTATCCATGACAGGCTTGCGTGCCTCTGTGAGCGTGCAAAACCTGTTTACCATCACCGGCTATAAGGGTTATGATCCGGAAGTGGGGATGGTGAATTACGGAGGTACATTGATGGTAGGCGTGGATACGGGTCGCTACCCCTCTGTGCGCATGTATTCCGTGAGCCTGACGGCCGATTTTTAA
- a CDS encoding TIM-barrel domain-containing protein encodes MLNSCAQLQESSLFSYRQLSHGVEIHIQNPRFATRFIRVEAVSPTIVHVQATAQDTVSATSHLMVVSPPASPFSCQVFIRRPLITLRTDSLQVEIHTDKDQIRFLDRKGRLLLEEKAYTGRQFTPVTVDGRPFYRVSQVFVDTARDAWYGLGENQLGLTNLKGQILELAQHNTEAYVPFVWNTQQGGLLWNNDGISLFSPECCTGYSELNGLELYNADGQPGALTATYEEDYRNTGGDPIVRQENQIAYTYLPDLKHLPGSFTLNPHAQVTWEGTIRSPYSGEHVFLFTVGGYLKVWWNGKLMVDRWRQSWNPASVWMPVNMQAGQAYPIKIQWRPDGSESFFSVKWHRPVNEQARQRLRFASETARAIDYYFVYGACPDSIISGYRYLTGRAPLFPRWAYGFWQSREHYASQQEILATVARFRQLHVPLDNIVQDWFYWKKDQWGSQQFDPQRYPDPRGMIDTLHERYHTHFMISVWPKFYETANTFRTFWDSGWLYRQNIWDRQKDWVGYVSTFYDAFNPDARKAFWHLVDERLFKLGVDAWWLDASEPDILSNATLSKRKALMNPTAAGPADEVFNAYPLVNEQAFYEGQRRAAPDQRVFILTRSAWGGSQRYAAATWSGDIGATWQDMKNQIATGISFSMSGIPYWTMDIGGFATETRFQHPDSAAEQEWQELMTRWYQFGAFCPLFRAHGQAPYREIFTIAPPGSPAYQAILFIDRLRYRLLPYLYSLAGEVYLHNYTLMRGLAMDFPADSLAREISDAYMFGPALLVNPVYTYRARSRKVYLPSNAGWYDLYTGHYFKGGQTLQALAPYDRIPVFVKAGSILALGPELEYTDQKTADTLVLQVYTGADGAFTLYEDDGKSNAYEKGAYSLIPMRYDHQRKLLTIAQRQGSFPGMLQKRVFIIRWISPVHGRPLDLEDDRGDQLVEYDGRPLQIQMPSAFHQPEPQSS; translated from the coding sequence ATGCTGAACAGCTGCGCACAGTTGCAGGAATCCTCTCTGTTCAGCTACCGACAGCTTTCACATGGAGTAGAAATTCATATCCAGAATCCCCGTTTTGCTACCCGTTTTATTCGTGTTGAAGCGGTTTCACCTACCATCGTCCATGTGCAGGCCACGGCTCAGGATACCGTTTCAGCCACATCTCATCTGATGGTCGTTTCGCCTCCAGCATCTCCGTTTTCATGTCAGGTGTTCATCCGTCGCCCGCTTATTACGCTTCGCACCGATTCGCTACAGGTAGAGATCCATACGGATAAAGACCAGATTCGCTTCCTGGATAGAAAGGGGCGTTTATTGCTGGAAGAAAAAGCATACACCGGTCGGCAATTTACGCCCGTAACGGTAGATGGGCGGCCGTTTTACCGGGTAAGCCAGGTTTTTGTCGATACAGCACGGGATGCCTGGTATGGTCTGGGAGAAAATCAGCTGGGATTAACGAATCTCAAGGGACAGATTCTGGAACTGGCCCAGCATAATACCGAAGCTTATGTGCCATTTGTGTGGAATACGCAGCAGGGTGGCCTGCTCTGGAATAATGATGGCATCAGCTTGTTTTCGCCAGAATGCTGTACCGGTTACAGCGAGCTCAATGGCCTGGAATTATACAATGCTGATGGGCAGCCCGGCGCGCTCACAGCCACCTATGAAGAAGATTATCGGAATACGGGAGGAGATCCGATTGTGCGCCAGGAAAACCAGATTGCCTATACCTATCTTCCCGATTTGAAACATTTACCGGGTTCATTTACCTTAAATCCGCACGCCCAGGTAACCTGGGAGGGTACCATTCGCTCTCCCTATTCCGGTGAGCATGTGTTTTTGTTTACGGTGGGTGGATACCTGAAAGTATGGTGGAATGGAAAACTGATGGTTGATAGATGGCGCCAGAGCTGGAATCCGGCTTCCGTATGGATGCCTGTAAATATGCAGGCTGGACAGGCATATCCCATCAAAATTCAATGGCGGCCCGATGGAAGTGAATCGTTTTTCTCGGTAAAATGGCATCGGCCCGTCAATGAACAAGCACGGCAGCGTTTACGCTTTGCTTCAGAGACAGCCCGGGCGATCGATTATTATTTTGTGTATGGCGCCTGCCCGGATAGCATCATCAGTGGATACCGATATCTTACGGGTAGGGCTCCTCTCTTCCCTCGCTGGGCTTATGGGTTCTGGCAAAGCCGCGAGCATTATGCCTCTCAGCAGGAAATACTGGCTACGGTTGCACGTTTCCGTCAGCTTCATGTTCCTCTGGATAATATCGTGCAGGACTGGTTTTACTGGAAAAAAGACCAGTGGGGCAGCCAGCAATTTGATCCTCAACGCTATCCCGATCCCCGGGGGATGATCGACACCCTGCACGAACGTTATCACACGCATTTCATGATTTCGGTATGGCCTAAATTTTATGAAACGGCCAATACTTTCCGAACCTTCTGGGATAGTGGATGGCTTTACCGGCAAAATATCTGGGATCGCCAGAAGGATTGGGTAGGGTATGTGTCCACATTTTATGATGCCTTTAATCCCGATGCAAGAAAAGCTTTCTGGCATCTGGTGGATGAACGCCTCTTCAAACTGGGCGTCGATGCCTGGTGGCTGGATGCTTCCGAACCCGATATTTTATCGAATGCAACCCTCAGTAAGCGAAAAGCATTGATGAATCCCACCGCAGCCGGTCCGGCTGATGAGGTGTTCAATGCATATCCGCTGGTGAATGAACAGGCATTTTATGAAGGTCAACGGCGGGCGGCTCCTGATCAACGCGTATTTATCCTGACCCGTTCGGCCTGGGGAGGCAGCCAGCGGTATGCGGCAGCCACCTGGAGCGGGGATATTGGGGCTACCTGGCAGGATATGAAAAACCAAATCGCCACGGGCATCAGCTTCTCGATGTCGGGTATCCCCTACTGGACGATGGACATTGGTGGGTTTGCCACGGAAACGCGCTTTCAGCATCCCGACTCGGCGGCGGAACAGGAATGGCAGGAACTCATGACCCGCTGGTATCAATTTGGGGCGTTCTGTCCACTATTCCGGGCGCACGGACAGGCACCGTATCGGGAAATCTTTACAATTGCCCCGCCGGGTAGTCCTGCCTATCAGGCGATTTTATTCATCGATCGCTTGCGTTATCGGTTACTTCCTTATCTCTATTCCCTGGCCGGTGAGGTGTATTTGCACAATTATACCCTGATGAGGGGGCTGGCCATGGATTTCCCTGCCGATAGCCTGGCACGAGAAATTAGCGATGCGTATATGTTTGGCCCGGCCCTGCTGGTGAATCCGGTTTATACCTATCGGGCCAGGAGCCGGAAGGTGTACCTGCCGTCAAATGCAGGCTGGTATGATTTATACACAGGCCACTATTTCAAAGGTGGACAAACCCTTCAGGCATTGGCTCCCTATGATCGAATTCCGGTGTTTGTGAAAGCCGGAAGCATTCTTGCCCTGGGACCTGAACTGGAATATACGGACCAGAAGACGGCCGATACGCTTGTACTCCAGGTCTATACAGGAGCTGATGGTGCATTTACCTTATATGAAGATGATGGCAAAAGCAATGCTTATGAAAAAGGGGCTTACAGCCTGATTCCTATGCGATATGATCATCAACGGAAGCTGTTGACCATTGCGCAGCGGCAGGGAAGTTTTCCCGGTATGCTGCAGAAGCGGGTATTTATTATCCGATGGATAAGTCCTGTGCATGGCAGGCCGCTTGACCTGGAAGACGATAGGGGCGATCAGCTGGTGGAGTATGATGGTCGGCCTCTTCAGATACAGATGCCGTCGGCATTTCATCAACCAGAACCTCAATCTTCATAA